A section of the Deinococcus taeanensis genome encodes:
- a CDS encoding glutamate synthase-related protein: MNRTDNRVTPAAAPHTPAPSASGAELHLARQQGLYTAQEHDACGVGFVAHIKGHKNHAIIEQGLKILENLDHRGAVGADALMGDGAGILIQIPDEFYRAEMSAQGVTLPPQGDYGVGMIFLPKEIASRRACEQELERAVTAEGQVVLGWRDVPVNAEMPMSPTVREKEPVIRQVFIGAGPDTLVPDALERKLYVIRRRASNAIRALNFTHGAEYYVPSMSCRTVIYKGLLLATQVGEYYLDLQDSRVTSALALVHQRFSTNTFPEWPLAHPYRMVAHNGEINTVKGNFNWMRAREGIMHSPVLGDDLKKLYPISFEGESDTATFDNALELLTLAGYPMAHAAMMMIPEAWEQNANLDPRRRAFYEYHASMMEPWDGPAAMVFTDGRQVGATLDRNGLRPARYVQTRDDLVILASESGVLPVPESKIVKKWRLQPGRMFLIDFEQGRIIEDDELKMQFASAKPYAQWVENTRFRLDDSEETGTVGQFRESLLDRQQAFGYTQEDLKFLMGPMALTGEEGIGSMGNDSPLAVLSGKNKPLFNYFRQLFAQVTNPPIDPIRESVVMSLVSFVGPRPNLLDINTVNPQLRLEVEQPILDFDDMARVRNIAEHTRGKFKAYELDITYPAEWSARGIEAKLATINAWAVDAIESGHNIIIITDRRLDRDRVAIPSLLALSSIHHHLVKAGLRMKVGLVVETGDAREVHHFAALAGYGAEAIHPYLALETLINLHTDVPGMPALSGIDAHQAIYNYIKAIGKGLSKIMSKMGVSTYMSYCGAQLFEAVGLKADFVHKYFYGTPSQVGGIGIFEVAEEALRNHRAAFSEDPVLAQNLDAGGEYAWRARGEEHMWTPDSIAKLQHSVRSGSYATYEEYARIINDQSKRHMTLRGLFDFRTEGLTPVPLEEVESASEIVKRFATGAMSLGSISTEAHTTLAVAMNRIGGKSNTGEGGEDPARYEREMRGETLGDGHTLASILGEKRVEVDYPLLAGDSLRSKIKQVASGRFGVTTGYLTSADQIQIKMAQGAKPGEGGQLPGGKVSEYIGFLRHSVPGVGLISPPPHHDIYSIEDLAQLIHDLKNVNPRADISVKLVSEVGVGTVAAGVAKAKADHIVIAGHDGGTGASPWSSIKHAGSPWELGLAETQQTLVLNRLRDRVRVQTDGQLKTGRDVVIAALLGADEFGFATAPLVAQGCIMMRKCHLNTCPVGVATQDPVLRARFQGKPEHVINFFFFIAEEVRGLMAQLGIRHFDDLIGRADLLDTKKGVEHWKAQGLDFSRVFYRPEVPAGVGVRHLHTQDHGLSGALDLQLIEKCRPAFEKGEKVHFLQDVRNVNRTVGAMLSGELVRVRPQGLPDNTVFVQMEGTGGQSFGAFLAPGLTLYLIGDANDYTGKGLSGGRVVVRPSIEFRGRAEENIIVGNTVLYGATSGEAFFRGVAGERFAVRLSGAEAVVEGTGDHGCEYMTGGTVVVLGQTGRNFAAGMSGGVAYVYDADGTFARRCNTSMVDLLPLLPEAQQLAQTLGGALHGGQSDEAHLRRLLESHHKWTGSQRASELLDDWDAALKKFVKVFPREYQRALRERQEAGTVHAADTLSLQTGQPQTAVAAQGTLTK, encoded by the coding sequence ATGAACAGAACAGACAACCGGGTGACTCCGGCTGCAGCGCCGCACACCCCTGCACCGTCCGCCAGCGGCGCGGAACTGCACCTCGCCCGCCAGCAGGGCCTGTACACCGCGCAGGAACACGACGCCTGCGGCGTCGGCTTCGTGGCCCACATCAAGGGGCACAAGAACCACGCCATCATCGAGCAGGGCCTCAAGATCCTGGAGAACCTCGACCACCGCGGCGCAGTCGGCGCCGACGCCCTGATGGGCGACGGGGCCGGCATCCTCATCCAGATTCCTGACGAGTTCTACCGCGCCGAGATGAGCGCCCAGGGCGTCACGCTGCCCCCCCAGGGCGACTACGGGGTCGGCATGATCTTCCTGCCCAAGGAAATCGCCTCCCGGCGCGCCTGCGAGCAGGAACTCGAACGCGCCGTCACGGCCGAAGGGCAGGTGGTGCTCGGCTGGCGCGACGTGCCCGTAAACGCCGAGATGCCCATGAGCCCCACCGTGCGCGAAAAGGAGCCCGTCATCCGGCAGGTGTTCATCGGCGCCGGGCCTGACACCCTGGTTCCCGACGCCCTGGAACGCAAACTGTACGTGATCCGCCGCCGGGCCAGCAACGCCATCCGCGCGCTGAACTTCACGCACGGCGCCGAGTACTACGTGCCCAGCATGTCCTGCCGCACCGTGATCTACAAAGGCCTGCTGCTGGCCACCCAGGTCGGCGAGTACTACCTGGACCTGCAGGACAGCCGCGTCACCTCCGCGCTGGCGCTGGTGCACCAGCGCTTCAGCACGAACACCTTCCCGGAGTGGCCCCTGGCGCACCCCTACCGCATGGTGGCGCACAACGGCGAGATCAACACCGTCAAGGGCAACTTCAACTGGATGCGCGCCCGCGAGGGCATCATGCACAGCCCCGTGCTGGGCGACGACCTGAAAAAGCTCTACCCCATCTCCTTCGAGGGCGAGAGTGACACCGCCACCTTCGACAACGCCCTGGAACTCCTGACGCTCGCCGGGTACCCCATGGCGCACGCCGCCATGATGATGATCCCGGAGGCGTGGGAGCAGAACGCCAACCTGGACCCGCGCCGCCGCGCGTTCTACGAGTACCACGCCAGCATGATGGAACCCTGGGACGGCCCGGCCGCCATGGTGTTCACCGACGGCCGCCAGGTGGGCGCCACCCTCGACCGCAACGGACTGCGCCCCGCCCGCTACGTGCAGACCCGCGACGACCTGGTGATTCTCGCCAGCGAGTCCGGCGTGCTGCCCGTGCCGGAAAGCAAGATCGTGAAGAAATGGCGCCTGCAGCCGGGCCGCATGTTCCTGATCGATTTCGAGCAGGGCCGCATCATCGAGGATGACGAACTGAAGATGCAGTTCGCCTCTGCCAAACCCTACGCGCAGTGGGTGGAGAACACCCGCTTCCGCCTGGACGACAGCGAGGAGACCGGCACCGTCGGGCAGTTCCGCGAGTCCCTGCTCGACCGCCAGCAGGCCTTCGGGTACACCCAGGAGGACCTGAAGTTCCTGATGGGCCCCATGGCCCTGACCGGCGAGGAAGGCATCGGCAGCATGGGCAACGACAGCCCGCTCGCCGTGCTGTCCGGAAAGAACAAACCGCTGTTCAACTACTTCCGGCAGCTGTTCGCGCAGGTCACCAACCCGCCCATCGACCCGATCCGCGAATCGGTCGTCATGAGCCTTGTGTCGTTCGTGGGCCCCCGCCCGAACCTGCTCGACATCAACACCGTCAACCCCCAGCTGCGCCTGGAAGTCGAGCAGCCCATCCTGGACTTCGACGACATGGCCCGCGTCCGCAACATCGCCGAGCACACCCGCGGCAAGTTCAAGGCCTACGAGCTGGACATCACCTACCCCGCCGAGTGGAGTGCGCGCGGCATCGAGGCGAAACTCGCCACCATCAACGCCTGGGCGGTGGACGCCATCGAGAGCGGCCACAACATCATCATCATCACCGACCGCCGCCTGGACCGCGACCGGGTTGCCATCCCCAGCCTGCTCGCCCTGAGCAGCATCCACCACCACCTCGTGAAGGCGGGCCTGCGCATGAAGGTGGGCCTGGTCGTCGAGACCGGCGACGCCCGCGAGGTGCATCACTTCGCCGCGCTCGCCGGCTACGGCGCCGAGGCGATCCACCCCTACCTGGCACTCGAAACCCTGATCAACCTGCACACCGACGTGCCCGGAATGCCTGCCCTGTCCGGCATCGACGCGCACCAGGCGATCTACAACTACATCAAGGCGATCGGCAAGGGCCTGAGCAAGATCATGTCGAAGATGGGTGTCAGCACCTACATGAGTTACTGCGGCGCCCAGCTGTTCGAGGCGGTGGGCCTGAAGGCCGACTTCGTGCACAAGTACTTTTACGGCACGCCCAGCCAGGTCGGCGGCATCGGTATTTTCGAGGTGGCCGAAGAGGCGCTGCGCAACCACCGCGCGGCGTTCAGCGAGGACCCGGTGCTCGCGCAGAACCTCGACGCGGGCGGCGAGTACGCCTGGCGCGCGCGCGGCGAGGAGCACATGTGGACGCCGGACTCCATCGCCAAACTGCAGCACTCGGTGCGCAGCGGCTCGTACGCCACGTACGAGGAGTACGCCCGCATCATCAACGACCAGAGCAAACGCCACATGACCCTGCGCGGCCTGTTTGACTTCCGCACCGAGGGCCTCACGCCCGTGCCGCTGGAGGAAGTGGAAAGTGCCAGCGAAATCGTCAAGCGCTTCGCGACCGGCGCCATGAGCCTCGGCTCGATCAGCACAGAGGCGCACACCACCCTGGCCGTTGCCATGAACCGCATCGGCGGGAAGAGCAACACCGGCGAGGGCGGCGAAGATCCCGCCCGCTACGAACGTGAGATGCGGGGCGAGACGCTCGGCGACGGGCACACCCTGGCCAGCATCCTCGGTGAGAAGCGCGTGGAGGTGGACTACCCCTTGCTGGCGGGTGACAGCCTGCGCAGCAAGATCAAGCAGGTGGCGTCCGGCCGGTTCGGCGTGACCACGGGGTACCTGACCAGCGCCGACCAGATCCAGATCAAGATGGCGCAGGGCGCCAAGCCCGGCGAGGGCGGTCAGCTGCCCGGCGGCAAGGTCAGTGAGTACATCGGGTTCCTGCGGCACTCGGTGCCCGGAGTGGGCCTGATCAGCCCGCCCCCGCATCACGACATCTACTCCATCGAGGATCTCGCGCAGCTTATTCACGACCTGAAGAACGTCAACCCCCGCGCGGACATCAGCGTGAAGCTCGTCTCGGAAGTTGGTGTGGGCACCGTCGCCGCCGGCGTCGCCAAGGCCAAGGCCGACCACATCGTGATTGCCGGGCATGACGGCGGCACGGGTGCGAGCCCCTGGAGTTCCATCAAGCACGCCGGGTCCCCGTGGGAACTGGGCCTTGCGGAAACGCAGCAGACGCTGGTTCTGAACCGCCTGCGTGACCGGGTGCGCGTGCAGACCGACGGGCAGCTCAAGACCGGCCGTGACGTGGTGATTGCCGCGCTGCTCGGCGCGGACGAGTTCGGCTTCGCCACCGCGCCGCTGGTGGCGCAGGGTTGCATCATGATGCGCAAGTGTCACCTGAACACCTGCCCGGTGGGTGTGGCCACGCAGGACCCGGTGCTGCGCGCCCGGTTCCAGGGCAAACCTGAGCACGTCATCAACTTCTTCTTCTTCATTGCCGAGGAGGTCCGCGGCCTGATGGCGCAGCTCGGCATCCGCCACTTCGATGACCTGATCGGCCGCGCCGACCTGCTCGACACGAAAAAAGGCGTGGAGCACTGGAAGGCGCAGGGCCTGGACTTCAGCCGCGTCTTCTACCGCCCCGAGGTGCCCGCCGGCGTGGGCGTGCGGCACCTGCACACCCAGGACCACGGCCTGAGCGGCGCGCTGGACCTGCAGCTGATCGAGAAGTGCCGCCCCGCGTTCGAGAAGGGCGAGAAGGTGCACTTCCTGCAGGACGTGCGCAACGTGAACCGCACCGTGGGCGCCATGCTGTCCGGGGAACTGGTGCGCGTCCGTCCGCAGGGCCTGCCGGACAACACCGTGTTCGTGCAGATGGAAGGCACTGGCGGGCAGTCGTTCGGCGCGTTCCTCGCTCCGGGCCTGACCCTGTACCTGATCGGGGACGCCAACGATTACACCGGCAAGGGCCTGAGCGGCGGGCGCGTGGTCGTGCGGCCCAGCATCGAGTTCCGCGGCCGGGCCGAGGAGAACATCATCGTGGGCAACACCGTGCTGTACGGCGCGACCAGCGGTGAGGCGTTCTTCCGCGGCGTGGCCGGCGAACGCTTCGCCGTGCGCCTCAGCGGCGCCGAAGCGGTGGTGGAAGGCACCGGTGACCACGGCTGCGAATACATGACCGGCGGAACCGTCGTGGTGCTCGGCCAGACCGGCCGGAACTTCGCGGCCGGCATGAGCGGCGGCGTTGCGTACGTGTACGACGCCGACGGCACCTTCGCGCGGCGCTGCAACACCAGCATGGTGGACCTGCTGCCCCTGCTGCCCGAAGCCCAGCAGCTCGCCCAGACGCTGGGCGGCGCCCTGCACGGCGGTCAGAGCGACGAAGCGCACCTGCGCCGCCTGCTGGAAAGTCACCACAAGTGGACCGGCTCACAGCGCGCCTCTGAACTGCTCGACGACTGGGACGCCGCCCTGAAGAAATTCGTCAAGGTCTTCCCCCGCGAGTATCAGCGTGCCCTGCGCGAACGCCAGGAGGCCGGCACCGTGCACGCCGCCGACACCCTGAGCCTCCAGACCGGGCAGCCGCAGACCGCCGTGGCCGCCCAGGGCACCCTCACCAAGTAA
- a CDS encoding glutamate synthase subunit beta: MSKVTGFLDQPRIKDQYAPVDARLKHYHEFLLPLDSGAARLQATRCMDCGIPFCNNGCPVNNIIPDFNNLVYQDDWRSALDTLHATNNFPEFTGRICPAPCEAACTLTINGDAVGIKSIELAIIERGWQEGWVAPQPPAVKTGKKVAVIGSGPAGLAAAQQLARAGHDVTVFEKNDRVGGLMRYGIPDFKLDKHHIDRRVAQMEAEGVTFRTGVLVGAWPEGSRVTNLSRQTITPDELRAQFDAVLLAGGAEQPRDLPVPGRELDGVHFAMEFLPQQNRVNAGDKLKKQLRADGKHVIVIGGGDTGSDCVGTSNRHGAVSVTQFEVMPQPPEQENKPLVWPYWPLKLRTSTSHEEGAVREFAIATKEFIGKGGKVTGVKTVRMELKGGHLTEIEGSEEIHKADLVLLAMGFVSPVGSVIDAFGVTKDARGNAHASTDEGGYATSVPGVFAAGDMRRGQSLVVWAIREGRQAARAVDQHLMGTSVLPR; the protein is encoded by the coding sequence ATGAGCAAAGTCACCGGCTTCCTCGACCAGCCGCGCATCAAGGACCAGTACGCCCCGGTCGACGCGCGCCTCAAGCATTACCACGAGTTCCTGCTGCCCCTGGACAGCGGCGCCGCGCGCCTGCAGGCCACGCGGTGCATGGACTGCGGCATTCCGTTCTGCAACAACGGCTGTCCCGTCAACAACATCATTCCCGACTTCAACAACCTCGTGTACCAGGACGACTGGCGCTCAGCACTGGACACCCTGCACGCCACGAACAATTTCCCCGAGTTCACCGGCCGCATCTGCCCCGCGCCGTGCGAGGCCGCCTGCACGCTGACCATCAACGGGGACGCGGTGGGAATCAAGAGCATCGAGCTGGCCATCATCGAGCGCGGCTGGCAGGAAGGCTGGGTGGCGCCGCAGCCGCCCGCCGTGAAGACCGGGAAGAAGGTGGCCGTGATCGGCTCCGGCCCGGCCGGCCTCGCGGCCGCCCAGCAGCTCGCCCGCGCCGGACATGACGTGACCGTCTTTGAGAAGAACGACCGCGTGGGCGGCCTGATGCGCTACGGCATTCCGGACTTCAAGCTCGACAAGCATCACATCGACCGGCGTGTGGCGCAGATGGAAGCTGAGGGCGTGACCTTCCGCACCGGCGTGCTCGTCGGCGCGTGGCCCGAAGGGAGCCGCGTGACGAACCTCAGCCGGCAGACCATCACGCCTGACGAGCTGCGCGCGCAGTTCGACGCGGTGCTCCTGGCGGGCGGCGCCGAGCAGCCCCGCGACCTGCCCGTCCCAGGCCGCGAACTGGACGGCGTGCACTTCGCCATGGAGTTCCTGCCGCAGCAGAACCGCGTCAACGCCGGGGACAAACTGAAAAAGCAGCTGCGCGCCGACGGGAAGCACGTCATCGTGATCGGCGGGGGCGACACCGGCAGCGACTGCGTCGGTACCAGCAACCGCCACGGGGCGGTCAGCGTCACGCAGTTCGAGGTGATGCCCCAGCCGCCCGAACAGGAGAACAAACCCCTGGTCTGGCCGTACTGGCCGCTGAAGCTGCGCACCAGCACCAGCCACGAGGAAGGCGCCGTGCGGGAGTTCGCGATTGCCACCAAGGAATTCATCGGGAAGGGCGGCAAGGTCACGGGCGTGAAAACCGTCCGCATGGAACTGAAAGGCGGGCACCTGACCGAGATTGAAGGCAGTGAGGAGATCCACAAGGCGGACCTCGTGCTGCTCGCAATGGGCTTTGTCAGCCCGGTCGGCAGCGTCATCGACGCGTTCGGCGTGACCAAGGACGCCCGCGGCAACGCCCACGCCAGCACCGACGAGGGCGGTTACGCCACCAGCGTGCCCGGTGTGTTCGCCGCCGGCGACATGCGCCGCGGGCAGAGTCTGGTCGTGTGGGCGATCCGCGAGGGCCGTCAGGCGGCGCGCGCCGTCGACCAGCACCTGATGGGCACGTCCGTTCTGCCCCGCTGA
- a CDS encoding nuclear transport factor 2 family protein, producing the protein MDPTDLLDAYAAAVYAPRTRRSPSPTRRSLCTTCGSSGCTAARPHGAEWSRAGLPVWVTGSRVTFEDVRSTVTPDLALVHAFVTYAGLGPAGEQRRAMNNRLSLTLLPSADRWVMLRQHSSAPASPGPAQVTQ; encoded by the coding sequence ATGGACCCCACGGACCTGCTGGACGCCTACGCCGCCGCCGTGTACGCGCCACGGACGCGCCGCTCGCCCTCTCCCACCCGCAGGTCACTGTGTACGACCTGTGGGAGCAGTGGCTGTACGGCGGCGCGCCCGCATGGCGCGGAATGGTCAAGGGCTGGTTTGCCCGTCTGGGTGACGGGCTCGCGAGTCACCTTCGAGGACGTGCGCAGTACGGTGACGCCCGACCTGGCCCTGGTGCACGCGTTCGTGACGTACGCCGGTCTCGGCCCGGCCGGGGAGCAGCGGCGCGCCATGAACAACCGCCTGAGCCTCACGCTCCTCCCGAGCGCCGACCGCTGGGTGATGCTGCGTCAGCACAGCAGCGCCCCGGCCAGCCCCGGCCCGGCCCAGGTGACCCAGTAA
- a CDS encoding HD-GYP domain-containing protein — translation MTAPNVTDAHFAHLTLQLTQLGLTAPDLSSAMHPALHAITLHTAARAATCYACHGNGATIQAHSGAAPGALPLAPELLGALSGTPDLLVVPDARGTAGQPGGTLLASPIRDRAGQLTGALVARTFTPHRWTASEQALVRTSSGMLALLGARLSAEQRERDAHESALRALGLCMETRSDDLQGHADRVTDLALHLGRAMNLSPAELDALRWGASLHDIGKLALPDEILHHPGPLTPAMRQRMHQHVEEGLRLARQLPFVPRAALDVIASHHERWDGTGYPCGQRGTAIPLTARIFAACDVFDALTSARCYKPAWTDEEALNLVQRGSGAHFDPWVVQVLTQVLRRHSA, via the coding sequence ATGACCGCCCCGAACGTCACCGACGCGCATTTCGCCCATCTCACGCTGCAGCTCACGCAGCTTGGCCTGACGGCACCCGACCTGAGCAGCGCCATGCACCCGGCCCTCCACGCCATCACCCTGCACACGGCCGCGCGGGCCGCAACCTGCTACGCGTGTCATGGCAACGGCGCGACCATTCAGGCCCACAGCGGCGCCGCGCCCGGCGCTCTCCCCCTGGCTCCTGAGCTGCTGGGCGCGCTGAGCGGCACGCCGGATCTGCTGGTGGTTCCGGACGCGCGCGGGACCGCCGGGCAGCCCGGCGGCACGCTGCTGGCCTCCCCCATCCGGGACCGCGCCGGGCAGCTGACAGGCGCGCTGGTGGCCCGCACGTTCACCCCGCACCGCTGGACGGCCTCGGAACAGGCGCTGGTGCGCACCTCAAGTGGCATGCTGGCGCTGCTCGGCGCCCGCCTGAGCGCCGAGCAGCGCGAACGCGACGCGCACGAGTCGGCGCTGCGCGCTCTGGGCCTGTGCATGGAGACCCGCAGCGATGATCTGCAGGGGCACGCCGACCGCGTGACGGACCTGGCCCTGCACCTGGGCCGCGCCATGAACCTGAGCCCGGCCGAGCTGGACGCCCTGCGCTGGGGCGCGTCCCTGCACGACATCGGGAAACTGGCCCTACCCGACGAGATTCTGCATCACCCGGGGCCGCTCACGCCGGCCATGCGTCAGCGCATGCATCAGCACGTGGAAGAAGGCCTGCGTCTGGCCCGGCAGCTGCCGTTCGTGCCCCGCGCGGCGCTGGACGTGATCGCGTCCCACCATGAACGCTGGGACGGCACCGGCTACCCCTGCGGGCAGCGCGGCACAGCCATTCCGCTCACGGCGCGCATCTTCGCGGCCTGTGACGTGTTCGACGCCCTGACCAGTGCCCGCTGCTACAAACCCGCCTGGACGGACGAGGAGGCGCTGAATCTGGTGCAGCGCGGCAGCGGCGCGCACTTCGATCCGTGGGTCGTGCAGGTGCTTACGCAGGTGCTGCGCCGCCACAGTGCGTAA
- the glyA gene encoding serine hydroxymethyltransferase, producing the protein MTTTAETSVARDTALFDLITQEAERQRLGLELIASENFTSAAVREAQGSIVTNKYAEGYPGKRWYGGCEVVDRIEQLAIDRLKELFGAAWANVQPHSGSSANLAVYNALIEPGDTVLGMDLSHGGHLTHGNPVNFSGLRYKIVGYQVNPETELIDMAEVRRLAHEHQPKMIIAGASAYSRTIDFAAFREIADEVGAILFADIAHIAGLIAAGVHPNALPHAHVVASTTHKTLRGPRGGIILSNDPELGAKIDRAVFPGYQGGPLEHVIAAKAVAFGEALQPEFRTYAAQIIRNAQALAQAFQERGYRVVSGGTDNHLLVLDLRPQGLNGTKATKRLDASHITISKSTLPYDTEKILHGGGIRIGTPAVTTRGMVESDMQTVADLIDRALKGEDVKAEVHAFAGRFPLP; encoded by the coding sequence ATGACGACCACCGCCGAGACCTCAGTGGCCCGTGACACGGCCCTCTTCGACCTGATCACCCAGGAGGCTGAACGTCAGCGGCTGGGGCTGGAACTGATCGCTTCCGAGAACTTCACCTCGGCGGCGGTCCGCGAGGCTCAGGGCAGCATCGTGACGAACAAGTACGCCGAGGGGTACCCCGGCAAGCGCTGGTACGGCGGCTGTGAGGTCGTCGACCGCATCGAGCAGCTTGCCATCGACCGGCTGAAAGAACTGTTCGGTGCGGCGTGGGCGAACGTGCAGCCCCACAGCGGCAGCAGCGCGAACCTCGCGGTGTACAACGCCCTGATCGAACCCGGCGACACGGTGCTGGGCATGGACCTGTCGCACGGCGGCCACCTGACGCACGGGAACCCCGTGAACTTCTCCGGGCTGCGCTACAAGATCGTGGGGTACCAGGTGAACCCCGAGACCGAACTGATCGACATGGCCGAAGTGCGCCGTCTGGCGCATGAGCACCAGCCGAAGATGATCATTGCGGGGGCCAGCGCGTACTCGCGCACCATTGATTTCGCGGCGTTCCGCGAGATTGCCGATGAGGTCGGCGCGATCCTGTTTGCGGACATCGCCCACATCGCGGGCCTGATCGCGGCGGGCGTGCACCCGAACGCACTGCCACACGCGCACGTGGTGGCCAGCACCACCCACAAGACCCTGCGCGGGCCGCGCGGCGGGATCATCCTGAGCAATGACCCTGAACTCGGCGCGAAGATTGACCGCGCGGTGTTCCCCGGGTACCAGGGCGGCCCGCTGGAGCACGTGATCGCCGCGAAGGCCGTGGCGTTCGGGGAGGCGCTGCAGCCGGAATTCAGGACGTACGCCGCGCAGATCATCCGGAACGCGCAGGCGCTGGCCCAGGCCTTCCAGGAGCGCGGGTACCGCGTGGTGTCGGGCGGCACGGACAACCACCTGCTGGTGCTGGACCTCCGGCCGCAGGGTCTGAACGGCACGAAGGCCACGAAACGCCTGGACGCCAGTCACATCACGATCTCCAAGAGCACCCTGCCGTACGACACGGAGAAGATCCTGCACGGCGGCGGCATCCGCATCGGCACGCCAGCCGTCACCACGCGCGGGATGGTGGAGAGCGACATGCAGACCGTCGCCGACCTGATTGACCGGGCCCTGAAGGGTGAAGACGTGAAAGCCGAGGTGCACGCGTTCGCCGGGCGTTTCCCGCTGCCCTGA